Genomic segment of Bacteroidota bacterium:
TCCCTATTAATATCTTTTGTTTTTAGGGTATATTGATGAAAAACGTGTGTAGTAAAATCAGAAGTTAAAGGCGTTTCAATATTTGGATGATTTGAAAATGCATTATTGTAGAATGCCGCTGCTTTTTGCCTTTCCTGAATATATTGATCCAGATGATCCAATTTGGTTTTTAATATGGCTGCCTGTATACTATCAAGGCGAGAGTTTACACCTATGACATCATGATAATAGCGGACTTTCATCCCGTGGTTGACAATTACCCTGATTTGCTCGGCTATTATATCATCATTTGTAAATATGGCTCCTCCATCTCCATATCCTCCTAAGTTTTTGGATGGAAAAAAGGATGTGCATCCAATATGTCCGATTGTACCAGCTTTCTTTTTGCTTCCATCTGTAAATGTATAATCAGAACCAATTGCTTGGGCATTGTCTTCAATGACAGAAAGTCTGTGTTTATTTGCAATTTGCATCAAGGTTTCCATGTTCACACATTGACCAAATAAGTGAACAGGTACGATGGCTTTTGTTTTATTTGTGATGGCTGCTTCAATTTTAGACACATCCAGGTTGAAAGTATCCCATTCCACATCCACAAATACAGGCTTGAGTTTAAGAAGTGCTATGACTTCTGCTGTTGCAATGAATGTAAAAGGTGATGTGATTACTTCATCTCCAGGCTGTAAATCCAGGGCCATCATGGCTATTTGAAGGGCATCCGTTCCGTTTGCACAAGGAATGACATGCTTTACACCTAAATAATTTTCCAGATTTGTTTGAAATTCATTGACTGCTGTGCCATTTATAAAAGATGCTTCTGACATCACTTTTTGAATTTCTTTATCAACTTCTGTTTTAATCTTCTGGTATTGGGATTGAAGATCGACCATTTGTATTTTTTGCATAATTAGATATATAGTTCAAAAATAATTAGATTAAAATTCTTGACAAGGTATTTTTTGCCACTAAGACACAAAGGCTCAAAGTAATCACAAAGTTTAAATTAATTAAAATAATTAGGAATAGCAGAAGTCTAAAGTGTGTACATTAAGATTTTCTTCACACCCTCTTCGCTGTCGCAAAGCTTTAGTCTCTTACGCAATAGCTTCAGCGCCAGCGTGCAAAGCGGAGTTAGGGTTGGGGCAATTGAAGAAAATCGTCTATATTCCAAAAAACAATAATGTCCTACTATCAAACAATAAGATTCCACATCCCCGTCTGCCAGCCGAGCAGGAATTGCGGAATGACGTTCAAAGCAGAATACGTTAATCCTTCCAAAGTTAAAACCCATTTCTCATTACAGATTGCTTCTCCCGATGAATCGGGATCGCAATGACGAATTGAGCAGAATTATATCTTCAACAAACGATTTAAAAACGAACGCTTCCGTTTTCTGTCCTGAGTTTCGTCATAATAACCATGTCCGTAGCCGTAGCCATAGCCGTAACCATAACCATAGCCGTAACCATAACCATAACCATAGCTATAACCATAATAACTATCCTCTACCCTAACATCATTGATGAGGACACTCATATTCTCAATTTTGTTTTTCTCTACATCCTTGGATATGGAAGTAAACACTTTTTTATAGGTGTGATTTTGACGAACGATAAATAGCTTGGCATCCGAATATTTCATTAATAAATAGGCATCGGTTACGATACCAATTGGAGGGGAGTCAATGATGATGTAATCGTATATATCCCTTAGTTTATCAAATAGAGAATCAGTCCTGTCAGTAGCAATTAATTCGGAAGGATTTGGAGGCACAGGGCCGGCAGAAACCAAGTCCAGAAACTCCAGGGAGGTGGGTTGGATGATATCCTCTACCTCACATTTATTTGCCAGATAGGTCGAAATCCCGTTGATGTTCACCAATCCAAAATCCTGAAAAATCTTAGGTTTCCGTAGGTCAAATCCAAGGATTACCGTCTTCCTGCCATTCAAGGCAAAAATAGAAGCCAGGTTCATGGCAATAAAGGTTTTTCCTTCACCTATCACTGATGAAGTAACCAATACAGATTGTTTTTCTTTTCCTCCTGAATAATACTGTAAATTTGTCCGGATTGACCTGAATGACTCTGCGATAGCGGATTTAGGAGCATCCTTCACTACAATATTTGATTTCTTATTGTTATGAATAACATGTCCAATAATGGAAAGTCCTGTGTTTTTTTCCACTTCCTGCCTGTCGATAATTTTATCATTCAACATCTCCTTGAGGAACACAAAGCCAATTGGGATTAATATTCCCAGAATAAAAGCAACAGATAAATTTTGTTTTTCTTTCGGTTGTGTTTGAGCTAACAACTTGGGAGGGTCTACCACTTCATTTTGGGCTACTGTAGCTGCTTTTGCAATTTGGGCTTCGGATTGTTTT
This window contains:
- a CDS encoding polysaccharide biosynthesis tyrosine autokinase; protein product: IKNVVYAININLKDVETRIGVKSNRIVNLPKTQQELVTLERKYTLNESIYTFFLEKQSEAQIAKAATVAQNEVVDPPKLLAQTQPKEKQNLSVAFILGILIPIGFVFLKEMLNDKIIDRQEVEKNTGLSIIGHVIHNNKKSNIVVKDAPKSAIAESFRSIRTNLQYYSGGKEKQSVLVTSSVIGEGKTFIAMNLASIFALNGRKTVILGFDLRKPKIFQDFGLVNINGISTYLANKCEVEDIIQPTSLEFLDLVSAGPVPPNPSELIATDRTDSLFDKLRDIYDYIIIDSPPIGIVTDAYLLMKYSDAKLFIVRQNHTYKKVFTSISKDVEKNKIENMSVLINDVRVEDSYYGYSYGYGYGYGYGYGYGYGYGYGHGYYDETQDRKRKRSFLNRLLKI
- a CDS encoding DegT/DnrJ/EryC1/StrS family aminotransferase, which gives rise to MQKIQMVDLQSQYQKIKTEVDKEIQKVMSEASFINGTAVNEFQTNLENYLGVKHVIPCANGTDALQIAMMALDLQPGDEVITSPFTFIATAEVIALLKLKPVFVDVEWDTFNLDVSKIEAAITNKTKAIVPVHLFGQCVNMETLMQIANKHRLSVIEDNAQAIGSDYTFTDGSKKKAGTIGHIGCTSFFPSKNLGGYGDGGAIFTNDDIIAEQIRVIVNHGMKVRYYHDVIGVNSRLDSIQAAILKTKLDHLDQYIQERQKAAAFYNNAFSNHPNIETPLTSDFTTHVFHQYTLKTKDINRDDLHKYLLDKGIPNAIYYPVPLHLQKAFDGYGFKKGDYPVSEALCESVISLPMHTELDEEQLGYICDGVAFFNITHPKPLSNI